Proteins from a genomic interval of Pristis pectinata isolate sPriPec2 chromosome 21, sPriPec2.1.pri, whole genome shotgun sequence:
- the nf2b gene encoding NF2, moesin-ezrin-radixin like (MERLIN) tumor suppressor b, protein MSIMVLKKKQPKTFKVKVITMDAEMEFSCEVKWKGKDLFDLVCRTIGLRETWFFGLRYIVKDTSAWLKMEKRVLDQEVPKEDPITFHFLAKFYPEKVEEELVQEITQHLFFLQVKKQILDEEIYCSPEASVLLASYAVQAKYGDYDPNFHKPGFLAQDELLPKRVLKQYQMTADMWEEKITAWYAEHRGIARDEAEMEYLKIAQDLEMYGVNYFPITQNKKDTDLLLGVDALGLHIYIPDNKLSSKKSFAWSGIRNISYSEKEFTIKPLDKKAEVFKFYSSQLRVNKLILQLCIGNHDLFMRRRKVDSIEVQQMKAQAREEKARKKMERQRLAREKKLREEAERAKEDLERRLYQLQDESRLANEALIRSEETADLLAEKAQIAEEEAKLLAQKAAEAEQERQRLEVTALKTKEEKRLMEQKMREAELIAVKLVEESERRSKEAEQLKQDLNEAREAERRAKHRLLEITKPSYPVIASYSAHPPADVGDLNLESGSFKFDFKDTDMKRLSMEIERERVEYMEKSKHLQEQLKELKTEIEALKLEERHANMGIPTSETMEFSDNAYTPLSNLNLQSVTAKTQVAFLEEL, encoded by the exons ATGTCGATAATGGTCTTAAAGAAGAAACAACCTAAAACCTTCAAAGTTAAGGTTATTACCATGGATGCAGAAATGGAGTTCAGCTGTGAG gtgaaatggaaaggaaaagaCCTCTTTGACTTGGTGTGTAGAACAATTGGATTGCGAGAAACTTGGTTCTTTGGTCTACGATACATCGTAAAAGATACTTCTGCATGGTTAAAAATGGAGAAAAGG GTGTTGGATCAAGAGGTTCCCAAGGAGGATCCAATTACATTTCACTTCCTAGCCAAATTTTATCCTGAGAAAGTGGAAGAAGAACTTGTCCAAGAAATCACCCAGCACCTTTTCTTCCTGCAG GTGAAAAAACAGATTTTGGATGAGGAGATTTACTGTTCCCCCGAGGCTTCCGTGCTGCTGGCATCTTATGCTGTTCAAGCAAAG tATGGAGACTATGATCCAAATTTTCATAAACCTGGTTTCCTGGCTCAAGATGAACTATTGCCAAAAAGA GTTCTTAAACAATACCAAATGACAGCAGACATGTGGGAAGAAAAGATAACTGCCTGGTATGCTGAGCACAGGGGAATCGCCAG AGATGAAGCTGAGATGGAATATTTAAAGATTGCCCAGGACCTAGAGATGTACGGAGTAAATTATTTCCCAATCACA caaaataaaaaggatACTGACTTGCTACTTGGAGTTGATGCACTTGGTCTTCATATCTACATCCCTGACAACAAGCTATCATCTAAGAAGTCATTCGCATGGAGTGGAATCAGAAACATTTCCTACAGTGAGAAAGAG TTTACTATCAAACCCTTGGACAAAAAGGCAGAGGTTTTCAAATTTTACTCATCGCAGCTCCGTGTGAATAAATTG ATTTTGCAGTTATGCATTGGAAATCATGACCTGTTCATGAGAAGGAGAAAAGTAGATTCAATTGAAGTTCAGCAGATGAAAGCTCAAGCCAGAGAAGAAAAGGCTAGAAAAAAG ATGGAACGCCAAAGGTTAGCCAGAGAAAAAAAGTTGAGGGAAGAGGCTGAACGAGCAAAAGAAGATTTGGAGAGACGACTGTACCAATTACAGGATGAGTCTAGACTAGCAAATGAAGCACTG ATACGATCAGAGGAGACTGCTGACTTACTTGCTGAGAAGGCACAAattgcagaggaggaggccaaGTTGCTCGCTCAGAAAGCTGCAGAGGCAGAGCAGGAACGACAAAGGTTGGAGGTCACAGCCCTGAAGACGAAAGAGGAGAAGCGTCTAATGGAACAGAAGATGcgagaagcagagttgatagcTGTTAAGCTTGTGGAGGAATCAGAGAGGAG ATCTAAGGAAGCAGAACAGCTAAAACAAGATCTAAATGAAGCTCGAGAAGCAGAGAGAAGGGCCAAGCACAGACTGCTGGAGATTACAAAACCCAGTTATCCG GTTATTGCTTCATATTCAGCTCATCCCCCTGCTGATGTTGGTGATCTTAACTTAGAATCTGGATCTTTTAAATTTGACTTCAAGGACACTGATATGAAGCGACTATCCATGGAGATAGAACGAGAACG tGTTGAATACATGGAAAAAAGCAAACACCTACAAGAGCAGTTGAAGGAACTCAAAACTGAAATTGAAGCTCTGAAATTAGAGGAACGACATGCTAACATGGGCATCCCTACCAGTGAGACAATGGAATTTTCTGATAATGCTTACACACCACTCAGTAAT